A part of Bacillus rossius redtenbacheri isolate Brsri chromosome 1, Brsri_v3, whole genome shotgun sequence genomic DNA contains:
- the LOC134543511 gene encoding nischarin isoform X2, which translates to MIFFICYKIWLYDSSMKVMHSFIFLHAISERLKQPCPPLEILDKRMDFSHVMDFCSHLTSVTISGSSASVGTSNIVPNKLPFELSVFRAIERLTFINVSLASVYSVGSTRDSVKCLAVHASGLKSIASVLLCDVIHKDVLYSGERHAWKKVSEADFSNNELEQIDEAVKLMPNMERLVLNNNRISTVDNLTLLPRLVHLGLSANSFSAVEELHTRLGHVVMLDLSQNSISSLRGFSKLYSLESLDVGCNRLDEVAEVRHLGGLPCLESLVLLGNPLAIVVDYRVRVLEYFGSRAAEICLDNDKPTQKELDTVAVLQALRIVKEGRTPMLGP; encoded by the coding sequence CTGCATGCGATCAGCGAGCGCCTGAAACAGCCGTGCCCACCGCTGGAGATCCTGGATAAGAGGATGGACTTCAGTCACGTGATGGACTTCTGCTCCCATCTGACCAGCGTGACCATCAGCGGCAGCAGCGCCTCGGTCGGCACCAGCAATATCGTGCCAAACAAGCTTCCCTTCGAGCTCTCCGTGTTCAGAGCGATCGAGAGGCTTACTTTCATCAACGTGTCGCTGGCAAGCGTCTACAGCGTGGGAAGTACGCGTGACTCTGTCAAGTGCTTAGCGGTGCACGCGTCCGGCCTGAAGAGCATCGCCAGCGTGCTTCTGTGCGACGTCATACACAAGGACGTCCTCTACTCCGGGGAGAGGCATGCTTGGAAGAAGGTGTCGGAGGCAGATTTCAGCAACAACGAGCTGGAGCAGATAGACGAGGCCGTGAAGCTGATGCCCAACATGGAGCGGCTGGTCCTGAACAACAACCGCATAAGCACAGTGGACAACCTGACGCTGCTTCCTCGCCTGGTCCACCTCGGGCTCTCTGCAAACAGCTTCTCCGCGGTGGAGGAGCTGCACACGAGGCTGGGCCACGTGGTGATGCTGGACCTGTCCCAGAACAGCATCTCCTCGCTGCGGGGCTTCTCCAAGCTGTACTCGCTGGAGAGCCTGGACGTGGGCTGCAACCGGCTGGACGAGGTGGCAGAGGTGAGGCACCTGGGCGGCCTACCGTGTCTCGAGAGCCTCGTGCTGCTGGGCAACCCGCTGGCCATCGTGGTGGACTACCGCGTCAGGGTGCTGGAGTACTTCGGCAGCCGGGCAGCCGAGATCTGCCTGGACAACGACAAGCCCACGCAGAAGGAGCTGGACACAGTTGCCGTGCTGCAAGCCCTCAGGATTGTGAAGGAGGGCCGGACCCCCATGCTGGGGCCGTAg